In one window of Paracoccus saliphilus DNA:
- a CDS encoding acetyl-CoA acetyltransferase yields the protein MTDHSNLSSAPEGQIIGWAHSRFGKSEAPDVEALMAEVTSAALDHAAMSADQVEGIFVGVFNGGFQKQGFEAALVALGADGLAHTPAVRLENACATGSAAITAALDFIGSGRGRVALVIGAEKMTATPGAEIGDILLGASYRSEEGDTPGGFAGVFGGIANSYFQRYGDASRELAMIAAKNHANGALNPYAHMQKDFGFDFCNTVSDKNPIAAGPLRRTDCSLVSDGAAALVIAHPDIAADAPRAIAFRAQRQANDYLPLSRRDPLEFAGARRAWAQGLAQAGVSLDDLSLVETHDCFTVAELLEYEAMGLAERGQGGRIIAEGVTARGGRLPVNPSGGLKSRGHPIGATGVSQHVMAAMQLADEAGAMQIPDAALAGVFNMGGAAVANYVSILERVK from the coding sequence ATGACCGATCACAGCAATCTGTCGTCCGCGCCCGAAGGGCAGATCATCGGATGGGCCCATAGCCGTTTCGGCAAATCCGAGGCCCCGGATGTCGAGGCGCTGATGGCCGAGGTCACCAGCGCCGCGCTGGATCACGCCGCCATGTCCGCCGATCAGGTCGAGGGGATTTTCGTCGGCGTCTTCAACGGCGGTTTCCAGAAACAGGGGTTCGAGGCGGCGCTGGTCGCGCTTGGCGCCGATGGGCTGGCGCATACGCCCGCCGTGCGGCTGGAGAATGCCTGCGCCACCGGCTCGGCGGCGATCACGGCGGCACTGGATTTCATCGGATCGGGGCGGGGGCGCGTGGCGCTGGTGATCGGGGCCGAGAAGATGACCGCTACGCCGGGCGCCGAGATCGGGGATATCCTGCTCGGTGCATCTTATCGCAGCGAGGAGGGCGATACGCCGGGCGGTTTCGCGGGCGTCTTCGGGGGCATCGCCAACAGCTATTTCCAGCGCTACGGAGATGCTTCGCGCGAGCTTGCGATGATTGCGGCCAAGAACCACGCCAATGGCGCGCTGAACCCCTATGCGCACATGCAGAAGGATTTCGGCTTCGATTTCTGCAATACCGTCAGTGACAAGAACCCCATCGCGGCAGGACCGCTGAGGCGCACCGACTGCTCGCTGGTCTCGGACGGGGCGGCGGCGCTGGTGATCGCGCATCCCGATATTGCCGCGGACGCCCCGCGTGCCATCGCATTCCGTGCGCAGCGTCAGGCCAATGACTATCTGCCACTGTCCCGCCGCGATCCGCTTGAATTTGCCGGGGCAAGGCGGGCATGGGCGCAGGGGTTGGCGCAGGCGGGCGTGTCGCTGGACGACCTGTCGCTGGTCGAAACGCATGATTGCTTCACCGTCGCCGAATTATTGGAATACGAGGCGATGGGACTGGCCGAGCGTGGGCAGGGCGGGCGCATCATTGCCGAGGGCGTCACCGCGCGCGGCGGCAGGTTGCCGGTGAATCCCTCGGGCGGGTTGAAATCGCGCGGTCACCCCATCGGTGCCACCGGCGTTTCACAGCATGTCATGGCCGCGATGCAACTGGCTGACGAGGCCGGGGCGATGCAGATCCCGGATGCCGCGCTGGCGGGGGTCTTCAACATGGGCGGGGCTGCGGTCGCCAATTACGTCTCGATCCTTGAGAGGGTGAAATGA
- the acs gene encoding acetate--CoA ligase, protein MSSENIGKHAIPAGFENAHVKPADYDRLYAESIQDPEAFWGREGKRLDWIKPYTKVKNTDFTFGNVSIKWFEDGELNVAANCIDRHLPKRADQTAIIFEPDDPKDPAQHITYAQLSEKVNRMANVLRDQGVKKGDRVVIYLPMIPEAAYAMLACARIGAIHSIVFAGFSPDALANRINDSGAQILITADGAPRGGRKTALKSNADQALLSCSDKVRCLVVKHTGDQTTWTEGRDIDVKALMAEAATECAPEAMNAEDPLFVLYTSGSTGKPKGVVHSTGGYLVFAAMTHQYTFDYQEGDIYWCTADVGWVTGHSYIVYGPLANGATTLMFEGVPTWPDAGRFWEVCAKHKVNQFYTAPTAIRALMGKGPEFVEKHDLSSLRILGTVGEPINPEAWNWYDTHVGKGKCPIVDTWWQTETGGHLITPMPGATETKPGSATVPFFGIQPAILEPESAKPVEGNPAEGVLCIADSWPGQMRTVWGDHKRFEETYFQQYPGYYFTGDGCRRDEDGYYWITGRVDDVINVSGHRMGTAEVESALVAHEKVAEAAVVGYPHPVKGQGIYAYVTLMNGVEPSEELRSELEKWVRNEIGPIAKPDLIQWAPGMPKTRSGKIMRRILRKIAENDYGSLGDTSTLAEPEVVDDLIENRMNRG, encoded by the coding sequence ATGAGTTCTGAAAATATTGGCAAACACGCGATCCCGGCGGGTTTCGAGAATGCCCATGTGAAACCGGCGGATTACGACCGGCTATATGCCGAATCGATCCAGGACCCCGAGGCATTCTGGGGCCGCGAGGGCAAGCGGCTGGACTGGATCAAGCCCTATACGAAGGTCAAGAATACTGACTTTACCTTTGGCAATGTCAGCATCAAGTGGTTCGAGGATGGCGAGTTGAATGTCGCAGCGAATTGCATCGACCGGCATCTGCCCAAGCGCGCCGATCAGACCGCGATCATCTTCGAGCCCGACGATCCCAAGGATCCGGCGCAGCATATCACCTATGCGCAGCTTTCCGAGAAGGTGAACCGGATGGCGAATGTGTTGCGCGATCAGGGCGTGAAAAAGGGCGACCGGGTGGTGATCTACCTGCCGATGATCCCCGAGGCAGCCTATGCGATGCTGGCCTGCGCGCGGATCGGGGCGATCCATTCCATCGTCTTCGCGGGATTTTCTCCGGATGCGCTGGCCAATCGGATCAACGATTCCGGCGCGCAAATCCTGATCACTGCCGATGGGGCACCGCGGGGGGGCCGCAAGACCGCGCTGAAATCCAATGCGGATCAGGCGCTGCTGAGCTGTTCGGACAAGGTGCGTTGTCTTGTCGTCAAGCATACCGGCGACCAGACCACATGGACCGAGGGCCGCGATATCGACGTCAAGGCACTGATGGCCGAGGCCGCGACGGAATGCGCGCCCGAGGCGATGAATGCCGAGGATCCGCTGTTCGTCCTGTATACCTCGGGCTCGACCGGCAAGCCGAAGGGTGTCGTGCATTCGACCGGGGGCTACCTGGTCTTTGCGGCGATGACGCATCAATACACCTTCGACTATCAGGAAGGCGACATCTACTGGTGCACGGCGGATGTCGGATGGGTCACCGGGCACAGCTATATCGTCTATGGCCCACTGGCCAATGGCGCGACCACGCTGATGTTCGAGGGGGTGCCGACATGGCCCGACGCCGGCCGTTTCTGGGAGGTCTGCGCCAAGCACAAGGTTAACCAGTTCTACACCGCGCCGACCGCCATCCGGGCGCTGATGGGCAAGGGGCCGGAATTCGTCGAGAAGCACGATCTGTCCAGCCTGCGCATTCTCGGCACGGTCGGCGAGCCGATCAATCCCGAGGCCTGGAACTGGTACGATACCCATGTCGGCAAGGGCAAATGCCCGATCGTCGATACATGGTGGCAGACCGAGACGGGCGGCCACCTGATCACCCCCATGCCCGGCGCGACGGAAACCAAGCCGGGATCGGCCACGGTGCCGTTCTTCGGCATCCAGCCTGCTATTCTCGAGCCTGAAAGCGCCAAACCGGTGGAGGGCAACCCTGCCGAGGGCGTTCTCTGCATCGCCGATAGTTGGCCGGGGCAGATGCGCACGGTCTGGGGCGATCACAAGCGCTTTGAAGAGACCTATTTCCAGCAATATCCGGGCTATTACTTTACCGGCGACGGCTGCCGCCGGGACGAGGACGGCTATTACTGGATCACCGGGCGGGTGGATGACGTCATCAACGTCTCGGGCCATCGGATGGGTACTGCCGAGGTCGAATCGGCGCTGGTCGCCCATGAGAAGGTCGCCGAGGCGGCGGTGGTCGGTTACCCGCATCCCGTCAAGGGGCAGGGCATCTATGCCTATGTCACGCTGATGAACGGTGTCGAGCCGTCCGAGGAATTGCGCTCCGAGCTGGAGAAATGGGTTCGCAACGAGATCGGCCCGATCGCCAAGCCCGACCTGATCCAATGGGCTCCCGGCATGCCCAAGACCCGTTCGGGCAAGATCATGCGTCGCATTCTGCGCAAGATCGCCGAGAATGACTATGGCAGTCTCGGCGACACCTCGACCCTGGCAGAGCCGGAAGTCGTGGATGACTTGATCGAGAACCGGATGAACCGGGGCTGA
- a CDS encoding ATP-dependent helicase, translating into MEPIDDSDTVPLSQRALAARPAPYLEGLNPAQRAAVETLEGPVLMLAGAGTGKTRALTTRIAHLLMLGKARPGQILAVTFTNKAAREMKNRITALLGETVEGMPWLGTFHSICVKILRRHAELIGNGELHLKPAFTILDTDDQIRLLKQLIQAENLDEKRWPARQLAHLIDGWKNRCLSPANLPRGEKAAFDGWGGQLYAAYQDRLLSLNAVDFGDLLMHCVTLFQAYPDVLKSWQERFRYILVDEYQDTNVAQYMWLRLLAQAHRNICCVGDDDQSIYGWRGAEVGNILRFEQDFPGAQVVRLEQNYRSTPQILSAASGLIAANSGRLGKTLWTESEAGEKVRLIGHWDSEAEARWIGEEIEAFQGGHRAGMDAVSLDDVAILVRASHQMRAFEDRFMTIGLPYRVIGGPRFYERAEIRDAMAYFRLVVSPSDDLAFERIVNTPKRGVGDKALKTIQAVARQHGVPLLEGARIAVEEGQLGGKGLANLRDFVASHGRWRADALDAEASHVELAERILDESGYTVMWQNDKSPDAPGRLDNLKELVKALEEFDNLQGFLEHVSLVMDRDNGEAGEEVSIMTLHGAKGLEFPVVFLPGWEDGLFPNQRAMDENGTKGLEEERRLAYVGITRAERLAVISFAGNRRLYGQWQSSMPSRFIDELPEDYIEVLTPPGLYGGGYGAAMAFAGANPGTDMHDRAAQADVYNSPGWKRMQARAAERKAPVARRAPVTIDAEAAAHFSVGDKVSHAKFGEGQIMGIAEDTLTVQFAAGFKTIKAAYVTPAGNDQDVPF; encoded by the coding sequence ATGGAGCCGATTGATGATTCCGATACCGTCCCGCTGTCGCAACGTGCCCTTGCCGCGCGGCCCGCGCCCTATCTTGAAGGTCTGAACCCGGCTCAACGCGCCGCCGTCGAGACTTTGGAGGGGCCGGTGCTGATGCTGGCCGGGGCGGGGACCGGCAAGACCCGGGCGCTGACCACGCGCATCGCGCATCTGCTGATGCTGGGAAAGGCGCGGCCGGGGCAAATTCTGGCCGTCACATTCACCAACAAGGCCGCGCGCGAGATGAAAAACCGGATCACCGCGCTGTTGGGCGAGACGGTCGAGGGGATGCCGTGGCTGGGCACCTTCCATTCGATCTGCGTCAAGATCCTGCGCCGGCACGCGGAACTGATCGGCAATGGCGAGCTGCATCTGAAACCTGCCTTCACCATCCTTGATACCGACGATCAGATCCGGCTTCTGAAACAACTGATCCAGGCCGAGAACCTGGATGAAAAGCGCTGGCCGGCCCGGCAATTGGCGCATCTGATTGATGGTTGGAAGAACCGCTGCCTGTCCCCGGCCAATCTGCCAAGGGGCGAGAAGGCGGCATTCGATGGTTGGGGCGGGCAGCTTTACGCGGCCTATCAGGACCGGCTTTTGTCGCTGAACGCCGTCGATTTCGGCGATCTGCTGATGCATTGCGTAACGCTGTTCCAAGCGTATCCCGATGTGCTGAAAAGCTGGCAGGAACGGTTCCGCTATATTCTGGTGGACGAGTATCAGGATACCAATGTCGCGCAATACATGTGGTTGCGGCTGCTGGCGCAGGCGCATCGCAATATCTGCTGCGTAGGCGATGACGACCAGTCGATCTATGGCTGGCGCGGTGCCGAGGTGGGCAATATCCTGCGTTTCGAGCAGGATTTCCCCGGCGCGCAGGTGGTGCGGCTGGAGCAGAACTATCGTTCGACCCCGCAGATCCTGTCGGCGGCATCGGGGCTGATCGCTGCCAATAGCGGACGGCTTGGCAAGACGCTCTGGACCGAGTCGGAGGCGGGCGAGAAGGTCCGCCTGATCGGGCATTGGGACAGCGAGGCCGAGGCGCGCTGGATTGGCGAGGAGATCGAGGCATTCCAGGGCGGGCACCGCGCCGGGATGGACGCAGTCAGCCTGGATGATGTCGCGATACTGGTGCGTGCCAGCCATCAGATGCGGGCTTTCGAGGACCGATTCATGACTATCGGCTTGCCCTATCGCGTCATCGGCGGGCCGCGCTTTTACGAACGGGCCGAGATTCGCGATGCGATGGCCTATTTCCGGCTGGTTGTTAGCCCTTCCGACGATCTGGCTTTCGAGCGGATCGTGAATACGCCCAAGCGGGGGGTGGGCGACAAGGCACTGAAAACGATCCAGGCCGTGGCGCGGCAGCATGGGGTGCCACTGCTGGAAGGCGCGCGGATCGCGGTGGAGGAGGGGCAACTGGGTGGCAAGGGGCTGGCCAATCTGCGCGATTTCGTGGCGTCGCATGGGCGTTGGCGCGCCGATGCGCTGGATGCCGAGGCCAGCCATGTCGAACTGGCCGAGCGGATACTGGACGAGTCCGGCTATACCGTCATGTGGCAAAACGACAAATCGCCGGATGCGCCGGGGCGGCTTGACAACCTCAAGGAACTGGTCAAGGCGCTGGAGGAATTCGACAATCTTCAGGGCTTCTTGGAGCATGTTTCGCTGGTCATGGATCGCGACAATGGCGAGGCGGGGGAAGAGGTCAGCATCATGACCCTGCACGGTGCCAAGGGGTTGGAATTCCCTGTGGTTTTCCTGCCGGGATGGGAGGATGGGCTGTTCCCGAACCAGCGCGCCATGGACGAGAACGGCACCAAGGGCCTCGAGGAAGAGCGACGGCTGGCCTATGTCGGCATTACCCGGGCTGAGCGTCTGGCGGTGATCAGCTTTGCCGGGAACCGGCGGTTATACGGGCAATGGCAAAGCTCTATGCCGTCAAGATTCATTGATGAACTACCCGAAGACTATATCGAAGTCCTGACGCCGCCGGGGCTGTATGGCGGCGGGTACGGGGCTGCAATGGCCTTTGCCGGGGCGAATCCCGGAACCGATATGCATGACCGGGCGGCGCAGGCGGATGTCTATAACTCGCCGGGATGGAAGCGGATGCAGGCGCGGGCGGCAGAGCGCAAGGCGCCAGTGGCGCGGCGCGCGCCCGTGACCATCGATGCCGAGGCTGCTGCGCATTTCAGCGTCGGGGACAAGGTCAGCCATGCCAAGTTCGGCGAGGGTCAGATCATGGGCATCGCCGAGGATACGCTGACCGTGCAATTCGCGGCGGGGTTCAAGACGATCAAGGCCGCCTATGTGACGCCCGCAGGCAATGATCAGGACGTGCCGTTCTAG
- a CDS encoding sodium:solute symporter family protein, producing the protein MEQFTLNLIVVGLTFALYVGIAFWARAGSTSEFYAAGRGVHPVLNGMATGADWMSAASFISMAGIISFGGYDTSAYLMGWTGGYVLLAMLLAPYLRKFGKFTVPEFIGDRYYSQTARLIAVVCLIVASVTYVIGQMKGVGVAFSGFLNMSYEMGLLVGAIIVAIYAVLGGMKGITYTQVAQYVVLIVAYTIPAIFISLTITGNPIPALGLFSNTAAEGVPLLDKLDTVIQELGFSSYTAQTDSTLNIFLFTLSLMIGTAGLPHVIVRFFTVPRVADARTSAGWALVFIALLYLTAPAVGAMARLNFVDTMWPNGPQEDAIAIEEMPHWVQNWERTGLLAFEDKNGDGRIEYWADEEKNEAVKVDRDIMVLANPEIAGLPGWVIALVVAGGLAAALSTAAGLLMAISSAVSHDLIKSMINPNISEKNELMAARISMLVAIAAATWLGLNPPGFAAQTVALAFGIAGASLFPAILMGIFSKRMNSQGAIAGMLAGLLTTVIYIFLHKGWFFIPDTNSFTDADPLLLSIKSTSFGAVGAMINFAVGYFVSNATQEPPEEVQELVESIRVPKGAGAAQAH; encoded by the coding sequence ATGGAACAATTCACCCTTAACCTCATCGTCGTGGGGCTGACCTTCGCGCTCTATGTCGGTATCGCCTTCTGGGCGCGCGCCGGTTCGACCAGCGAATTCTACGCCGCCGGCCGGGGCGTGCATCCGGTTCTGAACGGCATGGCGACCGGCGCCGACTGGATGTCGGCGGCATCTTTCATCTCGATGGCGGGGATCATCTCGTTTGGCGGCTACGACACTTCGGCCTATCTGATGGGCTGGACTGGCGGCTATGTGCTGTTGGCGATGCTGCTCGCGCCTTACCTGCGCAAGTTCGGCAAGTTCACCGTGCCGGAATTCATCGGCGACCGCTATTACAGCCAGACCGCCCGCCTGATCGCGGTGGTCTGCCTGATCGTCGCCTCGGTCACCTATGTGATCGGGCAGATGAAGGGCGTCGGCGTGGCCTTCTCGGGCTTCCTGAACATGTCATACGAGATGGGCCTGCTGGTCGGCGCGATCATCGTCGCGATTTACGCGGTCCTCGGAGGCATGAAGGGCATCACCTATACGCAGGTTGCGCAATATGTGGTGTTGATCGTCGCCTATACCATCCCGGCGATCTTCATCTCGCTGACCATCACCGGCAACCCGATCCCGGCGCTTGGCCTGTTCAGCAATACGGCTGCCGAGGGCGTGCCGCTTCTGGACAAGCTGGACACGGTGATCCAGGAGCTCGGTTTCTCCAGCTACACGGCACAGACGGACAGCACGCTGAACATCTTCCTGTTCACCCTGTCGCTGATGATCGGCACCGCCGGTCTGCCGCATGTGATCGTGCGCTTCTTCACCGTGCCGCGCGTGGCCGATGCGCGGACCTCGGCTGGCTGGGCGCTGGTGTTCATCGCGCTTCTGTACCTGACTGCTCCGGCGGTGGGGGCCATGGCGCGGCTGAACTTCGTCGATACGATGTGGCCCAATGGTCCGCAGGAGGACGCGATCGCCATCGAAGAGATGCCGCACTGGGTCCAGAACTGGGAGCGCACCGGGCTTCTGGCCTTCGAGGACAAGAACGGCGATGGCCGCATCGAGTACTGGGCCGACGAAGAGAAGAACGAGGCCGTCAAGGTGGACCGCGACATCATGGTCCTGGCCAATCCCGAGATTGCGGGACTGCCGGGTTGGGTGATCGCCCTCGTGGTCGCCGGTGGGCTTGCAGCGGCGCTTTCAACCGCTGCAGGGCTGCTGATGGCGATTTCCTCTGCCGTGTCGCATGACCTGATCAAATCGATGATCAATCCCAATATCAGCGAGAAGAACGAGCTGATGGCGGCGAGGATCTCGATGCTGGTCGCCATTGCCGCGGCGACATGGCTGGGGCTCAACCCACCCGGCTTTGCGGCGCAGACCGTGGCGCTGGCCTTCGGGATTGCGGGTGCATCGCTGTTCCCGGCGATCCTGATGGGGATCTTCTCGAAGCGGATGAACTCCCAGGGCGCGATTGCAGGGATGCTCGCGGGTCTGTTGACCACGGTCATCTATATCTTCCTGCACAAGGGCTGGTTCTTCATCCCCGACACCAACAGCTTCACGGATGCCGATCCGCTGCTGTTGTCGATCAAATCGACAAGCTTCGGTGCCGTGGGTGCGATGATCAACTTCGCCGTCGGTTACTTTGTGTCGAACGCGACGCAGGAACCGCCGGAAGAAGTGCAGGAACTGGTCGAGTCGATCCGCGTGCCGAAAGGCGCCGGTGCGGCTCAGGCGCACTGA
- a CDS encoding acyl-CoA synthetase — protein sequence MNLPCSTRTMNLGHLLDQTARRLPDHPAMIWGEQRWSWSQMRARVDAMARLLAAQGVGKGDRVLVQSPNNNQMWESLWACLKLGAIWVPANFRGAPDDLRWMVELAQPKLLICHADYPDHADMGLPVLVIGQADFGPDIDEALAAQDNAPLRATDVERDNPAWLFFTSGSTGKPKAAVLTHGQMGFVIANHLADLIPGTTEQDASLVVAPLSHGAGIHQMLQVARGAVTILPEKGFDPAEIWRLVETHRVSNMFTVPTIVKLLTEDPAVDRFDHSSLRHVIYAGAPMYRADQIRALEKLGPVLVQYFGLGEVTGCITVLPAHLHETGEGWVLEGSCGYPRTGIQIEIQDEAGNPLPPGETGELCITGGAVFAGYWNNPEANAKSFRNGWFRTGDLGHMDERGFFYLTGRESDMFISGGSNIHPREIEEKLLLHPDVAECAVLGMPDPKWGEVGVAICVARGDAQPDMEAWLGPKIARYKLPKRFLFWEALPKSGYGKITKKLVREELIRRDNEAGNG from the coding sequence ATGAACCTGCCCTGTTCCACCCGGACGATGAACCTTGGCCACCTGCTGGACCAGACTGCCCGACGCCTGCCTGACCATCCGGCGATGATCTGGGGCGAGCAACGCTGGAGCTGGTCACAGATGCGCGCCCGCGTGGACGCGATGGCCCGGCTGCTGGCGGCGCAGGGTGTGGGCAAGGGCGACCGGGTGCTGGTGCAATCGCCGAACAACAACCAGATGTGGGAAAGTCTCTGGGCCTGCCTGAAACTGGGTGCCATCTGGGTGCCCGCGAATTTCCGCGGCGCGCCGGACGATCTGCGTTGGATGGTGGAGCTGGCGCAGCCAAAGCTGCTGATCTGCCATGCGGATTATCCCGATCACGCCGATATGGGTTTGCCGGTGCTGGTCATCGGGCAGGCCGATTTCGGCCCCGATATCGACGAGGCCTTGGCCGCTCAGGATAATGCCCCGCTGCGCGCCACGGATGTAGAGCGCGACAACCCGGCCTGGCTGTTCTTTACCTCCGGCTCGACCGGCAAGCCCAAGGCGGCGGTGCTGACCCATGGGCAGATGGGCTTTGTCATCGCCAACCACCTTGCCGACCTGATCCCCGGCACGACCGAGCAGGACGCCTCGCTGGTCGTCGCGCCGCTCAGCCACGGGGCGGGCATCCACCAGATGCTGCAGGTGGCGCGAGGGGCGGTCACGATCCTGCCGGAAAAAGGCTTCGATCCCGCCGAGATTTGGCGGCTGGTTGAAACGCACCGCGTCTCGAACATGTTCACCGTGCCGACCATCGTGAAGCTGCTGACCGAAGATCCGGCGGTCGACCGGTTCGATCATTCCAGCCTGCGCCATGTCATCTATGCCGGTGCGCCGATGTATCGCGCCGACCAGATCCGGGCGCTGGAAAAGCTCGGTCCCGTATTGGTGCAGTATTTCGGATTGGGAGAGGTGACGGGCTGCATCACCGTTCTGCCCGCGCACCTGCATGAAACCGGCGAGGGTTGGGTGCTGGAGGGATCATGCGGCTACCCCCGCACCGGCATCCAGATCGAGATCCAGGACGAGGCGGGCAATCCCTTGCCCCCCGGCGAGACGGGCGAGCTTTGCATCACCGGCGGCGCGGTTTTCGCGGGCTACTGGAACAACCCCGAGGCCAATGCCAAGAGCTTCCGCAACGGCTGGTTCCGCACCGGCGATCTGGGCCATATGGACGAGCGCGGCTTTTTCTATCTGACCGGGCGCGAAAGCGACATGTTCATCTCGGGTGGCTCGAATATCCATCCGCGCGAGATCGAAGAGAAATTGCTGCTGCATCCCGATGTCGCGGAATGCGCCGTGCTCGGCATGCCGGACCCGAAATGGGGCGAGGTCGGCGTGGCGATCTGCGTGGCGCGCGGCGATGCGCAACCCGACATGGAGGCGTGGCTGGGGCCGAAGATCGCCCGCTACAAGCTGCCCAAAAGGTTCCTGTTCTGGGAGGCGTTGCCGAAATCTGGCTATGGCAAGATCACCAAGAAGCTGGTCCGCGAGGAATTGATCCGCCGCGATAACGAGGCCGGAAATGGCTGA
- a CDS encoding DUF294 nucleotidyltransferase-like domain-containing protein yields the protein MSGISDFISTVHPYDSLSRDELARVATSFSRRSYPAGAEIYHFGDLLPGLFLIESGAVHVTDRNGESVSELGPRNSFGERGLLRDGCAVTSARTVEDSVVLMLPRAELTQLMATSRPVARFFDRGGGAMLRTADVALLKVGDLLNRRPQSCPPDTPIIDAARLMRDAQVSSLGVTEGERLIGLVTIRDMSSRVVAEGRDLHSPVAEVMTADPITLPPSALGYDVLNIMLEKRIGHLPIIEDGRFIGMISQTDLTRVQAISATALIRDISQAKTVAEMAETTARIPDLLAQLVRAHQRHEVITRMISDIADAVTRRLLEMAETQLGPAPVPYLWAACGSQGRQEQTGVSDQDNCLILADGADPAEPYFEALARFVCDGLNECGYVYCPGDMMATNPRWRQPRDVWRRYFRDWIATPDPEAQMLASVMFDLRAIGGDGTLLTGLQVETLERAEKNSIFVAHMVTNSLKHRPPLGFIGGFSTIRSGEHRDHIDMKHGGVVPVTDLARIYALQGRLTPVNTRARLQDAEAKGVISGSGARDLIAAYDLIQTIRLDNQADLIRASRAPDNYLSPADLPDFERSHLRDAFVVVRGMQSAAGHGKGFLG from the coding sequence ATGTCCGGGATCTCTGATTTCATTTCTACCGTTCATCCCTATGACAGCCTGTCGCGGGACGAGTTGGCGCGGGTCGCCACCTCTTTCAGCCGCAGGAGTTATCCGGCGGGTGCCGAGATCTATCATTTCGGCGACCTCCTGCCCGGTCTGTTCCTCATCGAAAGCGGGGCCGTCCATGTCACCGACCGCAATGGCGAGTCGGTTTCGGAACTGGGGCCGCGCAACTCGTTCGGCGAGCGGGGCCTGCTGCGCGACGGTTGTGCGGTGACTTCGGCGCGGACGGTGGAAGATTCGGTCGTCCTGATGCTGCCCCGGGCCGAGTTGACGCAGCTGATGGCCACGTCTCGCCCGGTTGCGCGTTTCTTCGATCGTGGCGGCGGGGCGATGCTGCGAACCGCCGATGTGGCATTGCTGAAGGTGGGGGATCTGCTCAACCGCCGCCCGCAAAGCTGCCCTCCCGATACGCCCATCATCGACGCCGCGCGGCTGATGCGTGACGCGCAGGTCAGCAGTCTGGGCGTCACCGAGGGAGAGCGGCTGATCGGGCTGGTGACGATCCGGGACATGTCGAGCCGCGTGGTGGCCGAGGGGCGCGACCTGCACAGTCCCGTGGCCGAGGTGATGACCGCCGATCCGATTACCCTGCCGCCCTCGGCGCTTGGCTATGACGTGCTGAACATCATGCTCGAGAAGCGGATCGGGCATTTACCCATTATCGAGGACGGCCGCTTCATCGGCATGATCAGCCAGACCGACCTGACGCGGGTTCAGGCGATCTCGGCCACGGCCCTGATCCGCGATATCTCGCAGGCCAAGACGGTGGCCGAGATGGCCGAGACGACGGCCCGCATCCCCGACCTTCTCGCGCAACTGGTCAGGGCGCATCAGCGGCACGAGGTCATCACGCGGATGATCTCGGATATCGCCGATGCGGTGACACGCCGCCTGCTCGAGATGGCCGAGACGCAGCTTGGGCCGGCCCCCGTGCCCTATCTCTGGGCGGCTTGCGGCAGCCAGGGGCGGCAGGAACAGACCGGGGTGAGCGACCAGGACAATTGCCTGATCCTCGCCGATGGTGCCGATCCGGCAGAGCCTTATTTCGAGGCGCTGGCCCGCTTCGTCTGCGACGGGCTGAACGAATGCGGCTATGTCTATTGTCCTGGAGACATGATGGCGACCAATCCCCGCTGGCGGCAACCGCGCGATGTCTGGCGCCGCTATTTCCGCGACTGGATCGCCACCCCCGATCCCGAGGCGCAGATGCTTGCCTCGGTCATGTTCGATCTGCGCGCCATCGGCGGGGATGGCACGCTTCTGACCGGACTGCAGGTCGAAACGCTGGAGCGGGCCGAGAAGAACTCGATCTTCGTGGCGCATATGGTGACGAACTCGCTCAAGCATCGCCCGCCCCTGGGTTTCATCGGAGGCTTCTCGACGATCCGCTCGGGCGAACATCGCGACCATATCGACATGAAACATGGCGGCGTCGTGCCTGTCACCGATCTGGCGCGGATCTATGCGCTTCAGGGGCGGTTGACGCCGGTCAACACGCGCGCGAGGTTGCAGGATGCCGAGGCCAAGGGCGTGATCTCGGGCAGCGGCGCGCGCGATTTGATCGCGGCCTATGACCTGATCCAGACGATACGGCTGGATAACCAGGCCGACCTGATCCGTGCCAGTCGTGCGCCCGACAATTACCTCTCGCCCGCCGACCTGCCGGATTTCGAGCGGAGCCATCTGCGCGACGCATTCGTGGTGGTGCGCGGAATGCAATCGGCCGCGGGCCATGGGAAAGGATTTCTGGGATGA
- a CDS encoding DUF4212 domain-containing protein, with amino-acid sequence MSDKQASNAYWRANIRTIWICIAIWAFVSYGCAILFRPLLSGISVGGTDLGFWFAQQGSIITFVILIFAYAWRMNKLDREHGVEE; translated from the coding sequence ATGAGTGATAAACAAGCATCTAACGCATACTGGCGTGCGAATATCCGCACGATCTGGATATGCATCGCCATATGGGCCTTTGTGTCCTATGGCTGCGCCATCCTGTTCCGCCCGCTGCTGTCCGGCATCAGCGTTGGCGGAACCGATCTCGGTTTCTGGTTCGCGCAGCAGGGCTCGATCATCACCTTCGTGATCCTGATCTTCGCCTATGCCTGGCGGATGAACAAACTGGACCGCGAGCACGGGGTGGAGGAATAA